From Solidesulfovibrio carbinoliphilus subsp. oakridgensis, the proteins below share one genomic window:
- a CDS encoding tRNA (cytidine(34)-2'-O)-methyltransferase, with the protein MIEVVLFEPEIPQNTGSVARLCAATKTPLHLIKPLGFSLADRYLKRAGLDYWPHVNLTVWDNFDAFRAARPQSRIVATTAGNRGHTPAAYHVFAYRPDDALVFGTESRGLPESLLDTAGARLRIPIWGQVRSLNLANAASVVLYEALRAVGALEGK; encoded by the coding sequence GTGATCGAAGTCGTCCTTTTCGAGCCGGAAATCCCCCAGAACACCGGCAGCGTCGCAAGGCTCTGCGCGGCGACCAAGACTCCGCTCCACCTCATCAAGCCGCTCGGCTTCTCCCTGGCCGACCGCTACCTGAAGCGGGCCGGCCTCGACTACTGGCCCCACGTCAACCTGACCGTCTGGGACAACTTCGACGCCTTCCGCGCGGCCCGGCCGCAGTCCCGCATCGTGGCCACCACGGCCGGAAACCGGGGCCACACGCCCGCCGCCTACCACGTCTTCGCCTACCGGCCGGACGACGCCCTGGTTTTCGGCACCGAAAGCCGGGGACTGCCCGAATCCCTCCTCGACACCGCCGGAGCCAGACTGCGCATCCCCATCTGGGGACAGGTCCGCAGCCTCAACCTGGCCAACGCCGCCTCGGTCGTGCTCTACGAGGCCTTGCGCGCGGTAGGGGCGCTGGAAGGGAAGTAG
- a CDS encoding replication-associated recombination protein A, with the protein MDLLGNEKRPLAERIRPQSLTDFVGQTHVISRLETMLAAPRLPSLLLFGPPGCGKSTLALILARAKGRPYVRVSAPEAGLATLRELIKGKEILILDELHRFSKAQQDFFLPLLETGEMVLLATTTENPSFSVTRQLLSRLHVLRLRPLSHGELMLLAERGAKAAGLDLARESLDAIALLSSGDGRTLLNLVEFVAALPEEKRAPEELKKHLPEALARGDRDGDSHYELASAMIKSIRGSDPDAALYYLACLLESGEDPRFCCRRLMISASEDIGLADPMALPLAVSAAEAVERIGMPEGFIPLAQTVVYLALAPKSNTTYAAYLSAKKEIMQGGLKPVPLHLRNPSTRLQREWGFGKGYKYPHAYPEAWVEQDYLPEELVGRQFYTAKDQGMEPRLAARLARLRKRQG; encoded by the coding sequence ATGGATTTGCTTGGCAACGAAAAGCGGCCCCTGGCCGAACGGATACGGCCCCAGTCGCTCACCGACTTCGTGGGCCAGACTCACGTCATTTCCCGCCTGGAAACCATGCTGGCCGCGCCGCGCCTGCCGAGCCTGCTCCTTTTCGGGCCGCCGGGCTGCGGCAAGTCCACGCTGGCCCTGATCCTGGCCCGGGCCAAGGGCCGGCCCTACGTGCGGGTCAGCGCGCCCGAGGCCGGCCTGGCCACGCTTCGGGAGCTCATCAAGGGCAAGGAAATTTTGATCCTCGACGAGCTGCACCGGTTTTCCAAGGCCCAGCAGGACTTTTTCCTGCCGCTTCTGGAGACCGGCGAGATGGTGCTTTTGGCCACGACCACGGAAAATCCCTCTTTTTCCGTGACCCGCCAGCTCCTCTCCCGGCTCCACGTCCTGCGGCTGCGGCCGCTTTCCCACGGCGAGCTGATGCTCCTGGCCGAGCGCGGGGCCAAGGCGGCCGGCCTGGACTTGGCCCGGGAGAGCCTCGACGCCATTGCCCTTCTGTCTTCGGGCGACGGGCGCACGCTGTTAAACCTCGTGGAATTCGTGGCCGCCCTGCCCGAGGAGAAGCGGGCTCCGGAGGAGCTTAAAAAGCACCTGCCCGAAGCCCTCGCCCGGGGCGACCGGGACGGGGATTCCCACTACGAGCTGGCCTCGGCCATGATCAAGTCCATCCGGGGCAGCGACCCGGATGCGGCCCTTTATTACCTGGCCTGCCTGTTGGAGTCGGGCGAGGACCCGCGTTTTTGCTGCCGCCGACTTATGATCTCGGCCTCCGAGGATATCGGGCTGGCCGACCCCATGGCCTTGCCCCTGGCCGTTTCGGCGGCCGAGGCCGTGGAGCGGATCGGCATGCCCGAGGGGTTCATTCCCCTGGCCCAGACCGTGGTCTACCTGGCGCTGGCCCCCAAGAGCAACACCACCTACGCCGCCTATCTCTCCGCCAAAAAAGAGATCATGCAGGGGGGCCTGAAGCCCGTGCCCCTGCATCTGCGCAATCCCTCCACCCGCCTCCAGCGGGAGTGGGGGTTCGGCAAGGGGTACAAGTATCCCCACGCCTATCCCGAGGCCTGGGTGGAACAGGACTACCTGCCCGAAGAACTGGTCGGCCGCCAGTTCTACACGGCCAAGGACCAGGGCATGGAGCCGCGTCTGGCCGCCCGGCTGGCCCGGCTGCGAAAACGGCAAGGCTAG
- the rfbB gene encoding dTDP-glucose 4,6-dehydratase codes for MRLLVTGGCGFIGSNFIRDMLARHDGLTIVNLDALTYAGNRQSLADVEAAYADRYVFARGDIANSELALHLFEEHNIEAVVNFAAETHVDRSISDASPFVRTNVAGTQSLLDAARLYGIRRFVHVSTDEVYGTLGPDGKFSEETPLAPNSPYSASKAGADMLVRAAHETYGMDTVITRCSNNYGPFQFPEKLIPLMFSKAVAEEPLPVYGDGLNVRDWIYVIDHCRGVELTLLKGRPGEVYNFGGDAEKPNIEVVRTILAALGKPESLIRFVTDRPGHDRRYAMDFTKATRELGFRPEYDFVRGIRETMDWYRQNGAWLESVQSGAYRQFMDKWYGERA; via the coding sequence ATGCGACTGCTCGTGACCGGCGGATGCGGCTTTATCGGCTCCAACTTCATCCGCGACATGCTGGCTCGCCATGACGGACTGACCATCGTCAACCTCGACGCCCTGACCTATGCCGGCAACCGCCAAAGCCTGGCCGACGTGGAGGCCGCCTACGCGGACCGCTACGTCTTCGCCCGGGGCGACATCGCCAACAGCGAACTGGCGCTCCACCTCTTCGAGGAACATAACATCGAGGCGGTGGTCAATTTCGCCGCCGAAACCCACGTGGACCGCTCCATCTCCGACGCCTCGCCGTTTGTCCGCACCAACGTGGCCGGCACCCAGAGCCTTCTCGACGCGGCCCGGCTTTACGGCATCCGCCGCTTCGTCCACGTCTCCACCGACGAGGTCTACGGCACGCTGGGGCCGGACGGGAAGTTTTCCGAGGAGACGCCGCTGGCCCCCAACAGCCCCTATTCGGCCAGCAAGGCCGGAGCCGACATGCTGGTGCGGGCCGCCCACGAGACCTACGGCATGGACACGGTCATCACCCGCTGCTCCAACAACTACGGGCCGTTCCAGTTCCCGGAAAAGCTCATTCCGCTCATGTTCTCCAAGGCCGTGGCCGAGGAGCCCCTGCCGGTCTACGGCGACGGCCTCAATGTCCGCGACTGGATCTACGTCATCGACCACTGCCGGGGCGTGGAACTGACCCTTCTCAAAGGCCGGCCGGGCGAGGTCTACAACTTCGGCGGGGACGCGGAAAAACCCAACATCGAGGTGGTGCGCACCATCCTCGCCGCCCTCGGCAAGCCCGAAAGCCTCATTCGCTTCGTCACCGACCGGCCCGGCCACGACCGCCGCTACGCCATGGACTTCACCAAGGCCACGCGGGAGCTGGGATTTCGGCCCGAATACGACTTCGTGCGCGGCATCCGGGAAACCATGGACTGGTACCGCCAAAACGGCGCCTGGCTCGAAAGCGTCCAGAGCGGGGCCTACCGCCAGTTCATGGACAAATGGTACGGGGAGCGGGCATGA
- a CDS encoding PaaI family thioesterase, translating to MDMQWFLERDPFAGLLGIRLVEAAPGYAKTAMDLTDRHKNGAGVAHGGAVFSLADLAFAVAANSHGKLSLAVAASISYVKAGTGKTLYAEAREVSLGGKMATYAITITNDAGDAVAAFQGTVYRKDMPYTKETA from the coding sequence ATGGATATGCAGTGGTTTCTCGAACGCGACCCTTTTGCCGGCCTCCTCGGCATCCGCCTGGTTGAAGCCGCGCCGGGCTATGCCAAGACCGCCATGGACCTGACCGACCGCCACAAGAACGGGGCCGGCGTCGCCCACGGCGGCGCCGTCTTCAGCCTGGCCGACCTGGCTTTTGCCGTGGCCGCCAACAGCCACGGCAAGCTGAGCCTGGCCGTGGCCGCGTCCATCTCCTACGTCAAGGCCGGCACGGGCAAGACGCTTTACGCCGAAGCCCGCGAAGTCTCGCTCGGCGGCAAGATGGCCACTTACGCCATCACCATCACCAACGACGCCGGCGACGCCGTGGCCGCCTTCCAGGGCACCGTCTACCGCAAGGACATGCCCTACACCAAGGAGACGGCGTGA
- the nadC gene encoding carboxylating nicotinate-nucleotide diphosphorylase: MTDPRFEAYFTGPARQFLVRAIDLALEEDGDDLTSMAVFSPGDRLAARIVAKEDTLVAGLPILPLVVSRLGEAERCTLSFLAADGDRVPDRTVVAAMEGPAITMLKAERVMLNFLCHLSGIANAVARAVAALAGTRTRLLDTRKTLPGLRYPEKYAVVVGGGVNHRKDLSEMLMFKDNHIDRAGGIPQAMAALRKAYQNRMDSMPPVEIECRTLAEVGQAVAEKPRRIMLDNMDHDTMRAALSMVPAGIETEVSGGVDVAALAGIGALGPDFVSVGRITHSAKSADFSMLLQETASS; this comes from the coding sequence ATGACCGACCCCCGTTTCGAAGCCTATTTCACGGGCCCGGCCCGGCAGTTCCTGGTGCGGGCCATCGACCTGGCCCTGGAGGAGGATGGCGACGACCTGACCTCCATGGCGGTGTTTTCCCCGGGCGACCGGCTGGCCGCGCGCATCGTGGCCAAGGAGGACACCCTCGTCGCCGGGTTGCCCATCCTGCCCCTGGTCGTTTCGCGCCTGGGCGAGGCCGAACGCTGCACCCTCTCCTTCCTGGCCGCCGACGGCGACCGCGTGCCCGACCGGACCGTGGTCGCGGCCATGGAGGGCCCGGCCATCACCATGCTCAAGGCCGAGCGGGTCATGCTCAACTTCCTGTGCCACCTCTCCGGCATCGCCAACGCTGTGGCCCGGGCCGTGGCCGCCCTGGCCGGGACCCGGACCCGGCTCCTCGACACCCGAAAGACCTTGCCAGGGCTGCGCTATCCGGAAAAATACGCGGTCGTGGTCGGCGGCGGCGTCAACCACCGCAAGGACCTCTCCGAGATGCTGATGTTCAAGGACAACCATATCGACCGGGCCGGCGGCATCCCCCAAGCCATGGCCGCCTTGCGCAAAGCCTACCAAAATCGTATGGATTCGATGCCGCCCGTGGAGATCGAATGCCGAACCCTGGCCGAGGTGGGGCAAGCCGTGGCCGAGAAGCCCCGACGGATCATGCTCGACAACATGGATCACGACACCATGCGGGCGGCCCTCTCCATGGTGCCGGCCGGCATCGAGACCGAGGTCAGCGGCGGGGTGGACGTGGCCGCCCTGGCCGGCATCGGGGCCCTTGGCCCGGATTTCGTGTCGGTCGGGCGGATCACCCATTCCGCCAAGAGCGCGGACTTCAGCATGCTGCTTCAGGAGACGGCCTCATCATGA
- the nadB gene encoding L-aspartate oxidase, with translation MVYRMHANALVVGSGVAGLTAALTLADAGLEVIVLTSGEDLDDGNSALAQGGIVFRGADDSPQLLERDILTCGWRYNSPRAVKYLAKRGPQVVQELLIDRLHLPFDHKADSQEYHMGKEGGHSVARILHMADRTGRGIMEGLMAAVKANPAIRVLARRTAVDLLTSHHHATLLEFKYQLLNQCLGAYVLNEVSGQVETILADFTVLATGGCGRLFLHTSNTRSSIGSALAMASRAFAKVMNVEYVQFHPTTLFHRAERRLLVTEALRGEGARLVNASGEPFMQRYDPRADLAPRDIVTRAILAEMLKTDQDCVYLDVANYVKNLEQHFPTVHKGCLQLGIDITRQPIPVVPAAHYFCGGVLTDNAGRTTLERLYAAGECACTGLHGANRLASTSLLECLLWGYSVGHDIGKRAGHKAALGRRLVDSIPDWVSPGSNRNEDPALIAQDWATIRNTMWNYVGINRSSSRLKRAFEDLRELNKHIHDFYRETPISKAIVDLFHGCQAAYTITIAAMQNRRSLGCHYRVD, from the coding sequence ATGGTTTACCGCATGCATGCCAATGCCCTGGTCGTGGGCTCGGGCGTGGCTGGACTGACCGCCGCCCTGACCCTGGCCGATGCCGGGCTCGAGGTGATCGTCCTGACGTCGGGCGAGGATCTCGACGACGGCAACAGCGCCCTGGCCCAGGGCGGCATCGTCTTTCGGGGGGCCGACGATTCGCCGCAGCTCCTCGAACGCGACATCCTGACCTGCGGCTGGCGCTACAATTCGCCCCGGGCCGTCAAGTACCTGGCCAAGCGTGGCCCGCAGGTGGTCCAGGAGCTCTTGATCGATCGCCTGCACCTGCCCTTCGACCACAAGGCCGACAGCCAGGAGTACCACATGGGCAAGGAGGGCGGCCACAGCGTGGCCCGCATCCTCCACATGGCCGACCGGACCGGACGCGGCATCATGGAAGGGCTCATGGCCGCGGTGAAGGCCAACCCGGCCATCCGGGTCCTGGCCCGGCGCACGGCCGTGGACCTCCTTACCTCGCACCACCACGCCACGCTCCTGGAATTCAAGTACCAGCTTCTAAACCAGTGTCTGGGCGCGTATGTCTTAAACGAGGTCTCGGGCCAGGTGGAGACGATCCTGGCCGATTTCACGGTCCTGGCCACGGGCGGGTGCGGCCGGCTTTTTCTCCACACCTCCAACACCCGCTCCTCCATCGGTTCGGCCCTGGCCATGGCCTCCCGGGCCTTTGCCAAGGTCATGAACGTGGAATACGTGCAGTTTCACCCGACCACGCTCTTTCACCGGGCCGAGCGGCGGCTCCTTGTCACCGAAGCCCTTCGCGGTGAAGGGGCCAGGCTGGTGAACGCCTCGGGCGAGCCCTTCATGCAGCGCTACGACCCCCGGGCCGATCTGGCCCCGCGCGACATCGTCACCCGGGCCATCCTGGCCGAGATGCTCAAGACCGACCAGGACTGCGTCTACCTGGACGTGGCCAATTACGTGAAAAACCTGGAGCAGCACTTCCCGACCGTCCACAAGGGCTGCCTCCAGCTTGGCATCGACATCACCAGGCAGCCCATTCCGGTGGTGCCGGCGGCCCACTACTTCTGCGGCGGCGTCCTGACCGACAACGCCGGCCGCACCACCCTGGAGCGGCTCTATGCCGCGGGCGAATGCGCCTGCACGGGCCTGCACGGGGCCAACCGGCTGGCCAGCACCTCGCTGCTGGAATGTCTCTTGTGGGGCTACAGCGTGGGCCATGACATCGGCAAGCGGGCCGGGCACAAGGCGGCGCTTGGCCGCAGGCTGGTGGACAGCATCCCGGACTGGGTGAGCCCGGGGTCCAACCGCAACGAGGACCCGGCCCTCATTGCCCAGGACTGGGCCACCATCCGCAACACCATGTGGAACTACGTGGGCATCAACCGGTCGAGCTCGCGGCTCAAAAGGGCCTTCGAGGACCTGCGGGAACTCAACAAGCACATCCACGACTTCTACCGCGAAACGCCCATCTCCAAGGCCATCGTGGATCTCTTCCACGGCTGCCAGGCCGCCTACACCATCACCATCGCGGCCATGCAGAACAGAAGGTCGCTCGGCTGCCACTACCGGGTGGACTAG
- the nadA gene encoding quinolinate synthase NadA yields MNTFLAEKITDIRRQRGSDLAILAHHYQHDDVVAHADILGDSLELSRKISSLAARDIVFCGVFFMAETAAMLAKPGQRIHIPARDAACVMSEMAPAALVETVLARLEAAGKHVLPLTYVNSSAAVKAVVGARGGAVCTSANAGKMLRWALDQGRGVLFLPDKMLGQNTCDALGVSPERRHILDVRSNGARIDFSAAMAAEVLLWPGQCVIHARFKARDIEAVRQKNPAAKVVVHPECSPETVKAADAAGSTSFIIKYVAEAPAGADIVIGTEINLVRRLANKYRGEKTVRPLCLSACSNMGKGTEENLLATLVGLDTAEPVTVPEAVRAPATAAVTRMLEVSA; encoded by the coding sequence ATGAACACCTTCCTTGCGGAAAAAATCACGGATATCCGCCGCCAGCGCGGCAGCGACCTGGCCATCCTGGCCCACCACTACCAGCACGACGACGTGGTGGCCCACGCCGACATCCTGGGCGATTCCCTGGAGCTCTCCCGCAAGATTTCGTCGCTGGCCGCCCGGGACATCGTCTTTTGCGGCGTCTTTTTCATGGCCGAGACGGCGGCCATGCTGGCCAAGCCCGGCCAGCGCATCCACATCCCGGCCCGGGACGCGGCCTGCGTCATGTCCGAGATGGCTCCGGCAGCCCTGGTCGAGACGGTCCTGGCCCGGCTCGAGGCGGCGGGCAAACACGTTTTGCCGCTGACCTACGTCAACTCTTCGGCCGCGGTGAAGGCCGTGGTCGGGGCCCGGGGCGGGGCGGTGTGCACCTCGGCCAATGCCGGGAAGATGCTCCGGTGGGCACTGGACCAGGGGCGGGGCGTGCTTTTCCTGCCGGACAAGATGCTTGGGCAAAACACCTGCGACGCCCTCGGCGTGTCGCCGGAGCGGCGGCACATCCTGGACGTCCGGAGCAACGGGGCCCGGATCGACTTCTCGGCCGCCATGGCGGCCGAGGTGCTCCTGTGGCCCGGCCAGTGCGTCATCCACGCACGCTTCAAGGCCCGGGACATCGAGGCCGTGCGGCAAAAAAATCCGGCCGCCAAGGTGGTGGTCCACCCCGAGTGTTCGCCGGAGACGGTCAAGGCCGCCGACGCGGCCGGCTCCACCTCGTTTATCATCAAGTACGTGGCCGAGGCCCCGGCCGGGGCGGACATCGTGATCGGCACGGAGATCAACCTCGTCCGGCGTCTGGCCAACAAGTACCGGGGCGAGAAGACCGTCCGGCCGCTGTGCCTTTCCGCCTGCTCGAACATGGGCAAGGGGACCGAGGAAAATTTGCTGGCCACGCTCGTCGGCCTGGATACGGCCGAGCCGGTGACCGTGCCGGAGGCGGTGCGCGCCCCGGCCACGGCGGCCGTCACGCGGATGCTGGAAGTGTCGGCCTGA
- a CDS encoding tetratricopeptide repeat protein: MSFFMIFGRRFQLAVLAVLASWTALCLPCPAPAGGLEQAKAGLEALADENYAKAVTHLTEAIDSNELPEEQAYLFFAARGSAKAAEGDLPAAIADYTTALAKNPHYAPAAYNRGNCQFGLHHYDQAIGDYSLVLEINVTDAKALNNRGAAWFKKGNLQSALANYAMGIALDAEDPDLFLNRGKVYEALGDAEKAREDFLQVKKLDPSAKTPLD; this comes from the coding sequence TTGAGCTTTTTCATGATCTTCGGCCGTCGTTTCCAGCTGGCCGTCCTGGCCGTCCTGGCTTCCTGGACGGCCTTGTGTCTTCCCTGTCCGGCCCCGGCCGGCGGGCTTGAGCAGGCCAAGGCGGGCCTTGAGGCCCTGGCCGACGAGAACTACGCCAAGGCCGTCACCCATCTGACCGAGGCCATCGATTCCAACGAACTGCCCGAAGAGCAGGCCTATCTCTTTTTTGCGGCCCGGGGCAGCGCCAAGGCGGCCGAGGGCGACTTGCCCGCCGCCATCGCCGACTACACCACCGCCCTGGCCAAAAATCCCCACTACGCGCCGGCCGCCTACAACCGCGGCAATTGCCAGTTTGGCCTGCACCACTACGACCAGGCCATCGGCGACTATTCGCTCGTCCTCGAAATCAACGTCACCGACGCCAAGGCCTTGAACAACCGGGGCGCGGCCTGGTTCAAGAAGGGAAACCTGCAAAGCGCCCTGGCCAACTACGCCATGGGCATCGCCCTCGACGCCGAAGATCCGGACCTCTTCCTCAACCGGGGCAAGGTCTACGAAGCCCTCGGCGACGCGGAAAAAGCCCGGGAAGACTTCCTGCAAGTCAAAAAACTCGACCCCTCGGCCAAAACGCCCCTCGACTGA
- a CDS encoding M23 family metallopeptidase, whose protein sequence is MASFSVRSFLSRLLQGSRAHGLALSLALLVLLGGAAGLSVFFPAQPQPVFQGPPALLVEACPPWADALCEPRDNLFARTEEDPSEEVLSGAVKSGQTLGGILGDYLDAGLLAALRDPADASLARIQPGQPYRLTVRDQELVSFEYEISPTETLVIDSAAGKLLARVETKEQETRQAVLAGTVDSSLFQAVEAAGGDAGTAAALAEVFACDIDFCNDVQPGDTFRAVVEKRYVDGKFIGLGRVLAARFTNQGKTHEGFALPVAAGRTEYCDASGRPLRKAFLRAPLSFLRITSGFSGSRLHPILNVRKAHFGVDYAAPTGTPVWSVGDGVVVERGRNAAAGNYVTVRHGATWVTRYNHLSRFAKGLDKGTKVAQGETIGYVGQTGLATGPHLDFRIYKNGQPVNALANPEMQADPLPAARLAAFKREAGRLAALLDRDPESKVLADREPKNVRRLQ, encoded by the coding sequence ATGGCGTCATTTTCCGTACGAAGCTTTCTGTCCCGTCTGCTGCAAGGAAGCCGGGCCCACGGCCTGGCCCTGTCCCTGGCCCTGCTGGTCCTTCTTGGCGGCGCGGCCGGGCTGTCCGTTTTTTTCCCCGCACAGCCGCAGCCGGTCTTCCAGGGACCGCCGGCGCTCCTCGTCGAAGCCTGCCCGCCCTGGGCCGACGCCCTCTGCGAACCGCGCGACAACCTGTTTGCCCGCACCGAGGAGGATCCGTCCGAAGAGGTGCTCTCCGGCGCGGTCAAGTCCGGCCAGACGCTCGGCGGCATCCTCGGCGACTACCTGGACGCCGGCCTCCTGGCCGCCCTCCGCGACCCGGCCGACGCTTCCCTGGCCCGCATCCAGCCCGGCCAGCCCTACCGGCTCACGGTCCGCGACCAGGAACTCGTTTCCTTCGAGTACGAAATCAGCCCCACCGAGACCCTGGTCATCGACAGCGCGGCCGGCAAGCTCCTGGCCCGGGTGGAGACCAAAGAGCAGGAGACCCGGCAGGCGGTGCTGGCCGGCACCGTGGACTCAAGCCTCTTTCAAGCCGTGGAAGCGGCCGGCGGGGACGCCGGGACGGCCGCGGCCCTGGCCGAGGTCTTTGCCTGCGACATCGATTTCTGCAACGACGTGCAACCGGGAGACACCTTCCGGGCCGTGGTGGAAAAACGCTACGTGGACGGGAAATTCATCGGCCTGGGGAGGGTGCTGGCCGCCCGGTTCACCAACCAGGGCAAGACCCACGAGGGCTTCGCCCTGCCCGTGGCGGCCGGGCGCACGGAATATTGCGACGCGTCGGGCCGGCCGCTCCGCAAGGCCTTCCTGCGCGCACCCTTGTCCTTTCTGCGCATCACCTCGGGTTTTAGTGGCTCGCGCCTGCACCCCATCCTCAATGTGCGCAAGGCCCATTTCGGCGTGGACTACGCCGCCCCCACCGGCACTCCGGTCTGGAGCGTCGGCGACGGCGTGGTGGTCGAGCGGGGCCGCAACGCGGCCGCCGGCAACTACGTCACCGTGCGCCACGGCGCGACCTGGGTCACCCGCTACAATCACCTGAGCCGCTTCGCCAAGGGACTCGACAAGGGGACCAAGGTCGCCCAGGGCGAGACCATCGGCTACGTCGGCCAGACCGGCCTGGCCACGGGGCCGCACCTGGATTTCCGCATTTACAAAAACGGCCAGCCCGTCAACGCCCTGGCCAATCCGGAAATGCAGGCCGATCCCCTGCCCGCCGCCCGGCTGGCCGCGTTCAAACGGGAAGCCGGGCGGCTGGCCGCCCTCCTCGACCGCGATCCCGAGTCCAAGGTCCTGGCTGATCGCGAACCCAAAAACGTGCGGCGCCTTCAGTAG
- the hemW gene encoding radical SAM family heme chaperone HemW, with the protein MLLYIHVPFCRGKCRYCSFVSRPMDMAEVEVFAAALPLEMRHWGKKLGRPRVETVYFGGGTPSLLPPWALSRIIPEIGRHFDLDPAVEWTFEANPDSALDGQYLKSLLKYGVNRLSLGVQSLSDTDLRFLGRPHDAAGAVAAYGLARQVGFKNISLDFIWGLPGQREAAWLETLKVAVNLRPEHLSCYGLTVEPGTPLAEDVAAGGVALPPEGEQGRMFVHGAEFLEEQGYLQYEISNFARMGFMSRHNSGYWEGRDYLGLGPGAVSTLGGLRFENPGDVRQWAALARAGKCGQAAEALTPAERVREMVMLSLRTAKGLRLAAYRKATGRDFIKDNEALVTALRQKDLIRLSAGHLRLTKNGFLVSNVILERLAY; encoded by the coding sequence ATGCTGCTCTATATCCACGTACCGTTTTGCCGGGGCAAGTGCCGGTACTGCTCGTTCGTCTCCAGGCCCATGGACATGGCCGAGGTCGAGGTCTTTGCGGCCGCGCTGCCGCTGGAGATGCGGCACTGGGGGAAAAAGCTCGGCCGGCCCAGGGTGGAGACGGTCTATTTCGGCGGCGGCACGCCGAGCCTGCTCCCGCCGTGGGCCCTTTCCAGGATCATCCCCGAGATCGGGCGGCACTTCGACCTGGACCCGGCCGTGGAGTGGACTTTCGAGGCCAATCCGGATTCGGCCCTGGACGGGCAGTACTTAAAGTCCCTCTTGAAGTATGGCGTCAACCGCCTGAGTCTTGGGGTGCAGAGCCTGTCGGACACGGACCTGCGGTTTCTGGGGCGCCCCCACGACGCGGCCGGGGCGGTGGCGGCCTATGGCCTGGCCCGGCAGGTGGGGTTTAAAAACATCAGCCTGGATTTCATTTGGGGCCTGCCGGGCCAGCGCGAGGCGGCCTGGCTGGAGACGCTCAAGGTCGCGGTCAACCTGCGGCCCGAGCACCTGTCCTGCTACGGGCTGACCGTCGAGCCCGGCACGCCCCTGGCCGAGGACGTGGCCGCCGGGGGGGTGGCCCTGCCCCCGGAGGGCGAGCAGGGGCGGATGTTCGTGCACGGCGCGGAGTTTCTCGAGGAGCAGGGCTACCTGCAGTACGAGATCTCGAATTTCGCCCGTATGGGTTTCATGAGCCGCCACAACTCGGGCTACTGGGAGGGCAGGGACTACCTGGGCCTCGGGCCCGGGGCGGTTTCGACCCTGGGGGGCCTTCGGTTCGAGAATCCGGGAGACGTGCGCCAGTGGGCGGCCTTGGCCAGGGCGGGCAAATGCGGCCAGGCGGCCGAGGCGCTCACCCCGGCCGAGCGGGTCCGGGAAATGGTCATGCTGTCCTTGCGTACGGCCAAGGGCCTGCGTCTGGCCGCCTACCGCAAGGCCACGGGCCGCGACTTCATCAAGGATAACGAGGCGCTTGTCACGGCCCTGCGCCAAAAGGACCTGATCCGCCTGAGCGCCGGCCACCTGCGGCTGACCAAAAACGGCTTTCTGGTCAGCAACGTCATCCTGGAGCGCCTGGCCTACTGA